Part of the Streptomyces antimycoticus genome, TGAGGAGCTGACGGCCATGGTCGGTATGGTGCGCGGACGACTCGGACGCTGATCATTGAGCACAACCATCGTCCGCCACCGTGTGTCGTGCATAGCGGCGGACTGTGGGCACAATTGTCTTGGCTCGGAGTAGGCGCAACGGATGGGGAGGCAGGAACGACGGTGGCGGAACGGAGCACGGCTGCCGTCGACGTGGCCGACAGCGGTGGAGAGGAGCCGCTGACCGCCGAGGCGGGCAAGGCCACGGCCGACGGGGCGGGGACGAAAGAGAAGGTCGGTAAGGGGACGGAGGACGCGGTCACCGAAGAAGTGGGCGCCGCGGCCGAAGCGAGCCCCCTGGAGCTGCACAGCGGTCATAAGTTGGCCAGACGTTACCGTCTGGAGGAGTGCGTCACCCGTCTGGACGGATTCAGCAGTTGGCGTGCCGTGGACGAAAAGCTGCGGCGTGCCGTCGGTGTGCATGTCCTGCCCGCCGACCATCCGCGCGCCAGGCCTGTGCTCGCCGCGGCCCGTTCGGCGGCCCTGCTGGGCGACCCCCGCTTCGTCCAGGTCCTCGACGCCGTCGAGGAGAACGATCTCGTCTATGTCGTCCATGAGTGGCTTCCCGACGCCACCGAACTCACCGCCGTGCTGGCCGCCGGGCCGCTTGAGCCGCACGACGCGTACCAACTGGTCAGCCAGGTCTCCCAGGCCATGGCCGCCGCCCACCGCGAGGGCCTGGCCCATCTGCGGCTGAACCCCGGGTCCGTGCTGCGCACCGAGTCCGGCCAGTACCGCATCCGGGGACTCGCCGTCATGGCCGCCCTGCGCGGTATCAGCGTCGACCACCCGCAGCGCACCGACACCGAGGCGATCGGCGCGCTGCTGTACGCGGGGCTCACTCAGCGCTGGCCGTACGACACCGACGCCTACGGCCTCTCCGGGCTGCCCAAGGGTGTGGGCCTGATCGCACCCGACCAGGTCCGCGCGGGAGTGCACCGCGGTCTGTCCGAGCTCGCGATGCGCGCACTGGTCAACGACGGGGCCACCGCCTCCCGTCAGGACCAGCCCTGCACCACCCCCGAGGAGTTGGCCAAGGCCGTCGCGGCCATGCCGCGCATCCGGCCGCCCGAGCCCGCCTACACCCCTTCGCCGGCGTATTCGCGCACGACGTACCAGCAGGGCGTGTACGGCCAGCCTCCGAACCGTGGCGGCGCCGCGCACA contains:
- a CDS encoding protein kinase family protein, translating into MAERSTAAVDVADSGGEEPLTAEAGKATADGAGTKEKVGKGTEDAVTEEVGAAAEASPLELHSGHKLARRYRLEECVTRLDGFSSWRAVDEKLRRAVGVHVLPADHPRARPVLAAARSAALLGDPRFVQVLDAVEENDLVYVVHEWLPDATELTAVLAAGPLEPHDAYQLVSQVSQAMAAAHREGLAHLRLNPGSVLRTESGQYRIRGLAVMAALRGISVDHPQRTDTEAIGALLYAGLTQRWPYDTDAYGLSGLPKGVGLIAPDQVRAGVHRGLSELAMRALVNDGATASRQDQPCTTPEELAKAVAAMPRIRPPEPAYTPSPAYSRTTYQQGVYGQPPNRGGAAHTARPAAPVPPPPPLQSRTGKALKWTVSALLIAALGLGSWQLADTLLKEENKADPGKSTSEKDDGKGERLVGKPLDIESATEFSPLSPPFAADKVDGAVDGDADTAWVTKEFWNYPNFGNLPQRKQGSGIVVDLGSAKSVASIDIDFYRVGQKVEVLAADPSASNPTSLSDFSQHLTDLKIAGKKLTTVLDKPVRTRFVLVHITELPASTTDRYRGGISEIKVKG